A window of Ignavibacteriales bacterium contains these coding sequences:
- the truA gene encoding tRNA pseudouridine(38-40) synthase TruA, producing the protein MSRFKLYIEYEGTRYSGWQMQKQSKTVQGKLYEIAENIFKGERLEIYGSGRTDAGVHALCQVAHLEAKTMLAPEIIRMKFNDELPSDINIIEVEKINPKFHARHDAKSRSYIYQISRRRTAFGKPFVWWIKDDLNFEKMNNASKLFVGMHDYRSFSDKDDEEKSTKVLIEKIQMKEDGDMILIRIIGSHFLWKQVRRMIGVLVEIGRGKLTEKDLKYFLEHNSPTPAQFTAPPSGLFLEKVVYENEKHDENFVPTIKIASFERSRT; encoded by the coding sequence ATGTCCCGATTCAAATTATATATAGAATACGAAGGCACGCGATACAGCGGCTGGCAAATGCAAAAGCAGAGCAAAACCGTTCAGGGTAAATTGTATGAAATTGCGGAAAATATTTTCAAGGGAGAACGTTTAGAAATTTACGGCTCGGGTAGAACAGATGCCGGTGTTCATGCACTTTGCCAAGTCGCTCATCTTGAAGCGAAGACAATGCTTGCACCCGAAATAATACGAATGAAATTTAACGATGAACTTCCTTCCGATATTAATATTATAGAAGTAGAAAAAATAAATCCAAAATTTCACGCACGGCATGACGCAAAAAGCAGAAGCTATATTTATCAAATCTCAAGAAGAAGAACCGCATTCGGTAAACCATTTGTCTGGTGGATTAAAGATGATCTGAATTTTGAAAAGATGAACAATGCCTCAAAACTTTTTGTCGGGATGCACGATTACAGATCTTTCTCAGACAAAGACGATGAAGAAAAATCTACAAAGGTTTTGATAGAAAAAATTCAAATGAAAGAAGACGGCGATATGATTCTGATCCGCATAATCGGTTCTCATTTTCTGTGGAAGCAAGTCCGCAGAATGATCGGCGTACTTGTTGAAATAGGCAGAGGCAAGCTCACGGAAAAAGATTTAAAATATTTTCTTGAACACAATTCGCCCACTCCGGCACAATTTACTGCGCCGCCATCGGGATTGTTTCTCGAAAAGGTGGTTTATGAAAACGAAAAGCATGATGAAAATTTTGTTCCTACGATAAAGATAGCTTCATTCGAAAGATCGAGAACATGA
- a CDS encoding SRPBCC domain-containing protein produces the protein MSDQIKLSATFPVTQKRIYDAWLNSKEHSAMTGGKATASTKVGGKFTAWDGYISGKNLELIPNKRILQSWRSTEFPKDHLDSYLLVKLEKTNGGTKVTIIHSEIPQGQSASYKKGWKDFYFTPMKKYFSKG, from the coding sequence ATGTCAGATCAAATAAAACTCTCTGCAACATTTCCAGTTACACAAAAGCGGATTTATGATGCATGGTTGAACAGCAAAGAACATAGTGCAATGACCGGTGGTAAAGCAACCGCATCAACAAAAGTTGGCGGAAAGTTTACAGCATGGGACGGATATATTTCCGGTAAGAATCTTGAATTGATTCCGAACAAAAGAATTCTGCAATCATGGCGCTCAACAGAATTTCCTAAAGATCATTTAGATTCTTATCTGCTTGTTAAATTGGAAAAGACTAACGGTGGGACAAAAGTAACGATTATTCATTCCGAAATACCCCAAGGGCAAAGCGCGAGTTATAAAAAAGGTTGGAAAGATTTTTATTTTACTCCAATGAAAAAATATTTTAGTAAAGGATAG
- a CDS encoding YCF48-related protein, with the protein MKKFYFSVILLFVLISNSQAQWQKLSVPFSYNQGIAVDALGNNFAVILPQSNRILITTDTGVTWAQKILPADRAIDISIVNTNVFYVAFDNGSFYKTIDGGNTWTVIFSNPSLCSFGNYIEMFSDTKGIAMGDGPGPSFTQPVFLKTTNGNDWQQTCTQAVGSSGDMWRRMDFVDENVGYFFQSGINPQNILKTTNGGSTWTTLNNYSGYVQVLKFYDANYGLVYDGDNFYKTTDGGSSWQLSSTISPAGWGVDIEFLPGDKNKIWFTNITNIYYSGDGGATWLLQTPPAGVGGRFKDIVFTSDNVGWIFGDNGNLFYTNNNGGLLTSIESNNVLPNKFELFQNYPNPFNPTTVIGWQITVSGHVTLKVYDLLGREVTTLVNEFQQPGSHNSTFNINNYSLSSGTYFYRLTTGDFSSTQKMVLLK; encoded by the coding sequence ATGAAAAAGTTTTACTTCTCCGTCATTCTTCTTTTCGTTTTAATATCCAACTCGCAAGCTCAGTGGCAAAAACTATCAGTTCCTTTCTCATATAATCAAGGTATTGCGGTGGATGCTCTTGGAAATAATTTCGCTGTTATCTTGCCCCAATCTAATAGAATTCTTATAACAACAGATACCGGAGTAACGTGGGCTCAGAAAATTTTACCTGCAGATAGAGCCATAGATATTTCTATAGTTAATACTAATGTTTTTTATGTTGCCTTTGACAATGGTTCATTTTATAAAACTATTGACGGGGGAAATACGTGGACGGTTATTTTCTCAAATCCCAGTTTATGCTCATTTGGTAATTATATCGAAATGTTTAGCGATACGAAAGGAATTGCTATGGGGGATGGACCAGGTCCTTCGTTCACACAACCAGTATTTCTTAAAACTACTAACGGGAATGATTGGCAACAAACATGTACTCAGGCTGTTGGCAGCTCGGGCGACATGTGGCGCAGAATGGATTTTGTTGACGAGAACGTTGGTTACTTTTTTCAATCCGGCATCAATCCTCAGAATATTTTGAAAACCACCAACGGCGGTTCTACGTGGACCACTCTAAATAATTATTCAGGTTATGTCCAGGTACTAAAATTTTATGATGCGAATTATGGTTTAGTATATGATGGCGATAATTTTTATAAAACTACCGATGGGGGATCTTCTTGGCAATTAAGTTCTACGATTAGTCCTGCCGGATGGGGTGTTGATATAGAATTTTTACCGGGCGACAAAAACAAAATTTGGTTCACTAATATAACTAACATTTATTACAGTGGCGACGGTGGTGCAACGTGGTTATTGCAAACCCCGCCTGCTGGAGTTGGAGGCAGGTTTAAAGATATAGTTTTCACCAGCGATAATGTGGGATGGATCTTCGGCGATAACGGAAATTTATTTTATACCAATAACAATGGGGGTTTATTAACCTCCATAGAGAGCAACAATGTTTTACCAAATAAATTTGAATTATTCCAAAACTATCCCAATCCATTTAATCCCACCACAGTTATAGGCTGGCAAATTACGGTTAGCGGCCACGTAACGTTGAAAGTTTATGATTTATTGGGAAGAGAGGTAACAACACTTGTAAATGAATTTCAACAACCCGGAAGTCATAATTCAACATTTAACATTAATAATTACTCTCTGTCAAGCG
- a CDS encoding DMT family transporter: MIKVTPTTDNRSLTTNHRSPITKYWKPLFAVTVWGLSFIATKNVLKEVKPEVIVFLRQLLGILFLAAVLLKQKRKFSINLRKQKWIFVLAGIACFHLWIQVTGLQWTTASHTGWIIGTTPVFMVILGIIFFKEKISAMQTLGILIAFLGLIVLISKGDLTSIDFIKNKGDVLIIASSVTWSIYSIVNKKVTFTLSPVLTTFYLFLIVAVIIAPFTINQKNISDVLRLSLSEWGSILFLGIFCSGIAYTLWAQTLNEMSASRVGAFLYIEPFVTFFGAWILLNEQITALTLLSGLIIIAGVVLVNRK; the protein is encoded by the coding sequence ATGATCAAGGTTACGCCGACAACCGATAACCGGTCACTGACAACAAATCACCGATCACCAATTACCAAATACTGGAAACCACTCTTTGCAGTTACAGTTTGGGGTTTATCTTTTATTGCCACAAAGAATGTACTCAAAGAAGTTAAACCCGAGGTAATTGTTTTCCTTCGTCAGCTATTGGGAATATTATTTTTAGCTGCGGTACTTCTTAAACAGAAAAGAAAATTTTCTATAAATCTCCGCAAGCAAAAGTGGATCTTTGTTCTTGCGGGAATAGCATGCTTTCATTTGTGGATTCAAGTTACGGGACTTCAATGGACAACTGCATCACACACCGGATGGATAATAGGCACAACGCCCGTCTTTATGGTTATACTTGGAATTATTTTTTTCAAGGAAAAAATTTCTGCAATGCAAACGCTCGGAATTCTTATAGCATTCTTAGGATTAATCGTGCTTATAAGCAAAGGAGATTTAACTTCAATTGATTTTATTAAAAACAAAGGCGACGTATTAATAATTGCAAGTTCGGTAACGTGGTCTATCTATTCGATAGTAAACAAAAAAGTTACCTTTACTCTATCGCCCGTGTTAACAACATTTTATTTATTTTTAATTGTTGCGGTAATCATTGCACCGTTCACAATTAATCAGAAAAATATTTCGGATGTTCTCCGCCTATCTTTAAGCGAATGGGGTTCGATATTGTTCCTTGGTATTTTCTGTTCGGGAATAGCATATACTTTGTGGGCGCAGACATTAAATGAAATGAGCGCTTCGAGAGTTGGTGCGTTTCTTTATATCGAACCGTTCGTAACTTTTTTTGGAGCGTGGATTCTGTTAAATGAACAGATTACAGCGCTAACTTTATTAAGCGGATTGATTATTATTGCCGGTGTAGTTTTGGTGAATCGAAAGTAA
- a CDS encoding acetate--CoA ligase family protein, whose translation MNSLKNFFYPKSICVVGASTKEKNIGYELLNTIKSYGFRGSVFPVNPKAEEILGYKCYKRIEEISEKIDLAIVVVPKQFVETSIDELLAKNVKAIVLITAGFREIGKEGEELENRIVEKIKNFGAQMVGPNCMGIINTLENIKLNATFVAEKPETGNTGFLSQSGALGAAVLNSLRETDIKFAHFISVGNKADVNENDLLDFWQNDSNIKTLTFYLESFINGENFIKPFITGIITKPAIVLKAGKTASGMKAASSHTGALSSKDKVVDALMKQFGIIRVSDLNELFNTAKGFENFPMPKGNRVAVVTNAGGPGILAVDTLERENLVLTTFSNETKKLLRGIVHPEGSVENPVDLLPGADASVFKRAIGIIIEDGNVDAVISIFVEPVMVAPFEIVENINSIQSKKPILQVVMPLPEFWNKYRKESSSKCPLFKNPEDPPKVLSNMLFYSSSQKKILENKKKYESLLRLKPKKNSCASGFLPQNEITKLCEKYSLPLIKSRLIKPLELNSIGNNFFPLVLKGINSKVIHKTELSAVKLNIKNRIELRKAAKEIKESFSKSGYDIENFLVQGFVKTKHEILIGGFRDASFGPVIMFGAGGKYVEIISDTAIRSAYLCDRDINHMINETVIGKILRGIRGEEPCDMIELKRIILSCARMMIENKTIVEFDLNPLIVGEDNKYYGVDVRVCVE comes from the coding sequence ATGAACTCACTTAAAAATTTCTTTTATCCGAAATCCATCTGCGTGGTCGGCGCATCAACAAAAGAAAAAAACATTGGATATGAATTATTAAACACAATAAAAAGCTATGGCTTTAGGGGCAGCGTGTTTCCTGTAAATCCAAAAGCCGAAGAGATCCTTGGTTATAAATGTTATAAAAGAATCGAGGAGATTTCCGAAAAGATTGATTTAGCAATTGTTGTTGTACCTAAACAATTTGTAGAAACTTCGATTGATGAACTGCTTGCTAAAAATGTTAAAGCGATTGTCTTGATCACAGCGGGATTTAGGGAGATTGGCAAGGAAGGCGAAGAATTAGAAAATAGAATCGTTGAGAAAATAAAAAACTTCGGCGCACAGATGGTGGGCCCTAACTGCATGGGAATTATCAACACGTTGGAAAACATAAAACTCAATGCAACGTTTGTTGCTGAAAAACCCGAGACGGGCAATACAGGATTTTTGTCGCAGAGCGGCGCTCTCGGTGCGGCGGTGTTAAATTCCCTCCGCGAGACAGATATAAAGTTTGCTCATTTTATAAGCGTTGGTAATAAAGCCGATGTAAACGAAAATGATCTTTTGGATTTTTGGCAAAACGACAGCAACATCAAAACGCTGACATTTTATCTTGAAAGTTTTATCAATGGCGAAAATTTTATTAAGCCTTTTATAACCGGAATCATAACGAAACCCGCAATCGTTCTAAAAGCCGGAAAAACTGCAAGCGGAATGAAGGCTGCTTCTTCTCATACAGGCGCTCTAAGCAGCAAAGACAAAGTTGTAGATGCATTGATGAAACAGTTTGGGATAATTCGCGTTTCCGATCTCAACGAATTATTTAATACGGCAAAAGGATTTGAAAATTTTCCAATGCCGAAAGGAAACAGAGTTGCCGTTGTTACTAATGCCGGTGGTCCGGGAATTTTAGCGGTTGATACTCTTGAGCGAGAGAATCTTGTTTTAACAACTTTCAGCAACGAAACAAAAAAATTGCTTCGCGGCATAGTCCATCCCGAAGGAAGCGTTGAAAATCCTGTTGATCTTTTGCCTGGCGCAGATGCTTCAGTATTTAAAAGAGCGATCGGAATAATTATTGAAGATGGAAATGTTGATGCTGTTATTTCAATTTTTGTAGAACCGGTTATGGTTGCTCCTTTTGAGATTGTAGAAAATATTAATTCTATTCAATCTAAGAAACCAATACTTCAGGTTGTTATGCCTCTGCCGGAATTTTGGAACAAGTACCGCAAAGAATCCTCCAGCAAATGTCCTTTATTCAAAAATCCGGAAGATCCGCCGAAAGTTCTATCGAACATGTTGTTCTATTCTTCTTCACAAAAAAAAATATTGGAAAACAAGAAGAAATATGAATCTCTTTTACGTTTGAAGCCGAAGAAGAACTCCTGCGCAAGCGGATTCTTGCCTCAAAATGAAATAACAAAATTATGTGAGAAATATTCTTTACCGTTAATAAAAAGCAGGCTGATTAAACCGTTAGAACTAAATAGCATCGGCAATAATTTTTTCCCACTTGTATTGAAAGGCATCAATTCAAAAGTAATTCACAAAACGGAGTTGAGTGCGGTAAAATTGAACATAAAAAACAGAATAGAGCTTCGTAAAGCGGCAAAAGAAATTAAAGAAAGTTTCTCCAAGTCCGGTTATGATATTGAAAATTTTCTTGTTCAAGGGTTTGTAAAAACTAAACATGAAATTCTAATCGGCGGTTTTCGAGATGCGTCGTTCGGTCCGGTAATAATGTTCGGGGCGGGCGGTAAGTATGTAGAAATAATTAGCGATACCGCTATTAGATCCGCTTATTTATGTGATAGAGACATAAACCATATGATCAACGAAACTGTGATTGGGAAAATATTAAGGGGAATCCGCGGAGAGGAACCGTGTGATATGATCGAGCTGAAACGAATTATTTTATCTTGCGCTAGAATGATGATTGAAAACAAGACTATCGTTGAGTTTGATTTGAATCCGTTGATAGTTGGAGAAGACAATAAATATTATGGAGTTGATGTCCGCGTTTGCGTTGAGTGA
- a CDS encoding diacylglycerol kinase family lipid kinase, which translates to MKKIHFVINGRFKHTERTIKEIEDAFGEEFLVWVSVTNGNGHAIELSRNAVSGGTDYLIAAGGDGTMSEVVNGVMQAERSKRENLIIGLYPFGSGNDFARTMKLTKKLSDLYALLKNNSTIPIDIGKLEYKKMNGENAVRYFNNITDIGLGAEVAKRVNEGKKIYGPNFDFFKATVLGFLKYKRKKLKIISEEFNWSGSLLILCLANGKYFGSGLCIAPHAKVNDGKYSITLAGNVSLIDYLKNLSNIRKGVFVNHPELYYKEVESCIIEPIGDECLIEADGEMIGKIPLKATMLKNELKFLAPIGV; encoded by the coding sequence ATGAAGAAAATTCACTTTGTAATCAACGGGCGTTTTAAGCATACTGAACGCACCATTAAAGAAATTGAAGATGCGTTCGGTGAAGAATTTTTAGTTTGGGTTTCGGTTACAAATGGGAATGGACACGCAATAGAATTATCGAGGAATGCAGTGTCGGGCGGAACAGATTATTTAATTGCGGCTGGCGGCGATGGAACGATGAGCGAGGTTGTTAACGGTGTAATGCAAGCGGAGAGATCGAAAAGAGAAAACTTAATTATTGGATTGTATCCTTTTGGAAGTGGTAATGATTTTGCCAGAACAATGAAGCTAACCAAGAAACTTTCCGACCTTTACGCGCTGCTGAAAAACAATTCAACGATTCCGATAGATATTGGAAAGCTTGAATACAAAAAAATGAACGGCGAAAACGCTGTTAGATATTTTAACAACATAACTGATATCGGGCTTGGTGCTGAAGTTGCTAAACGCGTTAATGAAGGCAAAAAGATTTACGGGCCCAACTTTGATTTTTTCAAAGCCACAGTGCTTGGCTTTTTGAAATACAAACGGAAGAAATTAAAAATAATTTCTGAAGAATTTAATTGGAGCGGCAGCTTATTGATATTGTGTTTGGCAAACGGAAAATATTTCGGGAGCGGGTTATGCATTGCCCCGCACGCAAAAGTTAACGACGGAAAATATTCAATTACACTTGCTGGGAATGTGAGTTTGATAGACTACTTAAAAAATCTTTCGAATATCCGCAAAGGAGTATTTGTAAATCATCCCGAGTTGTATTACAAAGAAGTAGAAAGTTGTATAATCGAACCGATCGGTGATGAATGCTTGATCGAGGCCGACGGCGAAATGATCGGAAAAATTCCACTGAAAGCAACGATGCTGAAAAACGAACTCAAATTTCTTGCGCCAATCGGAGTTTAA